Genomic DNA from Urocitellus parryii isolate mUroPar1 chromosome 5, mUroPar1.hap1, whole genome shotgun sequence:
TCAAATGTACGTTACAACAATAAATCTTCTGTTAGAAATACAACTGTTGTACTCTGTGCTTTAAATACTGTATAAATGGGAAGTGTGTGTTGCAAAGAATTTCATATCTAATAAGGTTGCCTgaagcagattttttaaaatgtttttcagagaATAGTAaggttaaagagaaaaaataaaaatgctgtagAACGTACAAGATTTCTACAAGCTTTGTAAATTAGCTTCTATGAACTTTGATGGAGATAAGTGTGGAAGATTGTTATTTGCATAGTTATTGAGCATATGAGTCAATAAATTTCAACCACATTATagtttaatcatattttaatgtgttttctgcAGACATTCTAATTGAATATTGAAATCATTAATGTATTTCTACTGGGATTTTATAGAAAAGAACAAGTAACCCAAACCACAGTTCAGTAGTTTGAGTATCATACAAATAGGAATTGGTCTGGAAAAGGGTTAAATATCACTAATTAGTAGCAAGAATctatcattatattatttttaactcattatttgaatggggtttttttttaatgtgaattttttttttttttttacaagtttgaTAGTTTGTTTTATTCCTTGCAATCAGAACCCAGAGGATCATATTGGGGTATGCATTTGCATATGTTTTATGATGTTTTCATTATCTAGTATCATGCTGTAGAAtctccattcattttttaaaaagtaaaatttgtatttaacTTTCTGATGAAACACAGCAAATGAGACTCTACCCTAGCTATTATTTATCAGgtataaaaatcttaaaacatgTTCATTGAAAGCTTTCTTGAAAAATCCCCCTCTTCCAATCCATGCACACTTATACTCTTAGTAAAGAAAGCTATTACGTCTGGAACTTCTGCAGTAGTATAGCTTGTTGAGCTGTGTTGTGTATTTGCATATTGTTTGTACTTCTTTCAATTCAGTGCATGGTGTTTGTGTTGTATTTTATGTCCAAGAGAACCAAGTAAATTTctgcatatattttatgatttgtaaatttaagtaaaattttgttcttaaaagGGTTGATCAGGTGACACTTTAAAAAGTTTGTATATCTCTTTGAAATTGTGCCAAACCAAGCATAGCGAAGattaaagagaacaaaaattcaacaaatttcCACTAAAACTGCACACTTACTCAAATATTCACTCCTAACGTTTTCATCAAGATGTGCCATGGACTCTGCATGTCAACACAGTGCTAGTGGATCATGAAcagatgtgaaaaataatttgctttttaaattcacagTGTTTTaggtattaattttaattattttaattatagattGGGAAAGGGTTGAATGATGCTATGTCATAGATGTTGGGTTTTCTCATTTTTGCCATAGGACACTGCTAATTGCTATAGTTTTACCTGCAAATTATTGTATCTATCATATTTAGGTACAAACTGATGTGGGTGTGGACACTAAGCATCAAACACTACAAGGAGTAGCATTTCCTATTTCTCGGGAAGCTTTCCAGGCTTTGGAAAAACTAAACAACAGACAGCTCAACTATGTGCAGTTGGTAAGAGAAGTATAAGGGTTGTTATGAAGGACTGCTTTTTTTTGGTAGCTTACAGCTTGtataaggtttattttttaagaactttattaaaatttatttcttgactatttttactcgtttttaaaaattacaaaaactatatgttttattatgaaaatgtcaAACAATTCAGAACTAAGTCCCCTTTGTATTGCAGCTTTTTATGAGGggagggtactggagattgaactcaggggtacctgaccactgagccacatccccagtcctgttttgtattttatttagagacggtctcactgagttgcttaaggcctaagttgttgaggctggctttgaattcgtgatccttcacctcagcctcctgagctgctgggattacaggcttattataggttttttattataaaattttaactttaggTCTggtttgtagttcagtggtagagcacttgcctagcatgcatgaggcactgggtttgatccctggcaccacataaaagtaataaataaaataaaggtattgtgtccacctacacctaaaaaaaacatatattaaaaaaactttcaaCTTAATCTCTgctttaatgaacattttttttcttactgataggaaatagatataaaaaatgaatttataattttggcCAACACAACAAATACAGAACTGAAAGATTTGCCAAAGAGGATTCCCAAGGATTCAGCACGTTATCATTTCTTCCTGTATAAACATTCCCATGAAGGAGACTACTTAGAGTccataggtatatatatatatatagtatattatttCTAATATGTTATTTTCACTTTGCTTATTGATATTTCAGcactatattcttatttatttcttgtccAGTGgcttaattataattttatgtggTTTATGTACTTGCTTTAATTGATATGCTACTGAttgtatttgttgttatttttaacttaacagtttttatttattcaatgccTGGATACACATGCAGTATAAGAGAACGGATGCTATACTCTAGCTGCAAGAGTCCTCTGCTAGAAATTGTCGAGAGACAGCTACAAATGGATATAATCAGAAAGGTAGGctcatctattttaaaatcttcagtTTTCACtagtttttttattatcatttccatGTACGACAGGGTACATTATGAGTTATAAGTGAAAacgtttatttttattgttctcttcCTGAATCCTTAGGGTATCCTATACGTACTTAGAGATGAGCTATCATTGTTCTCATCTCTCTACAGATCTGCACTATCTAATATGGTAGCCATAAATCATaagtggctatttaaatttaaatataaatgtatgtaaaattcaaaattcaatttcttAATCAGTATTGGGAGTTATAGCActtacagaacatttccatccatttaaaaaattctgttggAGAGTGCTGCTGGAGCTACGTATTTGTGATTAATTCTGGATTTCTTATTAATACACAACTACAGTCTCCGTTTATATCTGTGAATCTGGGGATCTCTGGGAATCATTCCGGCTATGAATCTGGGGATCTCTGGGAATCATTCCGGCTATTAAGAAAGGAAGTAGTTGGCATAAACATATGAGTTTTGGGAACCAAGCTActagttttcttaaatttattttcttcagtgcAGATAAGCCTTAAGGAAAGAAATGGTTTATTCTTGAGctcttcaacttttaaaatacaggTCCTTTCAGACTACCAGTATTTTAGATACTGAACTGTGTGAGCCATTAGGATTGTAAGAATCACTGTACTATGGGTAACACCTCTACAGCAAGGATtggctgatttatttttctacaaagaaTCAGATAGTAAACACTTTAGGTTTTGCTAGGCCACATATGGTCCCTGTCAcatgttctgtttgtttttatattttacagccctttaaaaatataaaatagtcttGACTTGGGCTCTGTTTGGCCTGCAGATCACTTTGCCTACATCTGTTCTAGCATGATTTCAAGTGAACCAAGTGATGAAGTAATGAGTGATGTTTCTTGAATATATAGTGAAACAAAGCAGAACAACTTGAGCATGTAataagtagcttctatttttaaacgTATTTAAATAGGAACAGTAAGAGGGAACCAAATAGAAAGTGGTTATAGTTGGGTATGTATTTTAGCAATTCATATAGCATACCCTGAAAAAGAGGTGAAACAATTTACATATATGGTCCTGGATTCTGTTTTACTGAAATGGGTATTATGCATTTGCTTATGAACATTCATACCTAAAAACTGGCTTTTTGCTTATATTAGGTTTTGAATGTTATGCTTTTTTATATTGTGTCACACAAATTAGTATTTCCTCTTTGCAGATTGAGATAGACAATGGGGATGAATTGACTGCAGATTTCCTTTATGAGGAAGTACATCCCAAACAGCATGCACATAAGCAAAGTTTTGCAAAACCAAAAGGTCCAGCAGGAAAAAGAGGAATTCGAAGACTAATTCGGGGTCCAGCTGAAACGGAAGCCACTACTGattaaaattgttatattaaGCATTGCAATActagttttttaaaagtacagcTTTTAGTACGGGGGAACTGAAATCATTCCATGTTGATATATGGTAGGGAGAAAAATCGTACTTTTTGAAAAATAGCACTTTTCActtctgtgtgtttttaaaattaacgTTATAGAAGACTCATGATTTCTATTTTTGAGTTAAAGCTAGAAATGGTTTCAACCTAGTAATGTTTAATTTTGTCACACTGTTTTCATAGAATATTGATTCCACACTTTcacataattcttaaaattttatatagatgGGCCAGTTCCAGAAAGTCTGATGTCTTAAAGTGGGATCTACTTATTACTGTTTGATCAgacatcagaattttttttttaagggaagcaGAAAGACCTTAAAATATTCATACTACTTGGTGAATAATTAAGGACCAGGTTAGATTGTTTTCTAAGCTGAAAATTTAGTATGCCTAGGAAAATGTAGAAATTGCTTATTCTGAGGAACTGTACTGACAAACTGGGATCATGTCTACAACTTTTAGAAACAGTGCTTTACTGCAGCAGTCTTttctatttgacttttttttttttttaaatggcattaaaATTTCTGAAGATCAGCTCACTCTGAAACTTTAAGGGTACCAGATGTTTTCTATATTGCAATATTTCTGATAACATCAAAAGATAGCCTTAGAAGTTCTTTTTtctagtgctttaaaaaaatgtctatttccaAAGTAAATCATTTCATTATAAGTACTATGAGGCCAAATGTTTATGTACagattgaaatttaaattaatataattcaaAAGGATACCaaactaaagtaaaaaatattgaaaaatttttaaactttgttctcTGTAATTATGGGTAGTTTATGTTCTATATCACTTCTGTGCAAATATTCAGATATAAAAGCGTTTAGAAGTTTTAGAGGTTAACAGCTTAACACAGATAAATAACTAGCTAATGATCTTGTTTCAATTAGTATCTTATTTCAAAACACATTTAACTGTTCTCTAAAcctttgcattttcatttataaCCTAGAGAGATTTTGAGcctcatatttctttgatacttgaaATAGAGGGAGCTAGAACACTTCGTATTTAATTTGTTAAACCTGCTGCAGAGCCATAACTAAGGAGTTTTCAAAATGAACTGTGGGTGTCCAGGATTTGGAATTTCTTGACCTAAACTCCATGCTGCGTATAACAAATGTCAGAAATGCAcatttcatagaaaaaatatgaagCACTCATTGCTAAACCTTATTATTTAAGATAACACATGCACCTTTCAGAAATTCAGTGTGTTTAAGTAAAGCATATAAGAATAATTATGGgttgaaagatttaaaaaatagatttaagagTATTTGtgtgggatttttgtttgtttacaaataATTAGACTATAATATTTAAACATGCAATATAGTTGACAGTAATGTTGCACTTGTTTACTAAAGATACACTTTTAAGTTGTTCTATGGGTACACCAATAGACAAACAAATTATTGCATTAAGAATCTGGGAGCTATGTTGCAGACCATAGCTGATGCTGTCATTTTTCAATCAGGAAGAATATTATCTGTaatgaagatataaaataatttagtagtGAATGTTTTTCTGTACCATCTATGTGCAATTATACTCTAAATTCTGCTACACTACATGAAAGTAAATGGACATTCCAGAATATAGATGTGATTATATaatctttaattattattaaatcaaTGATTGCTGAAAATCAGTGATGCATTTATTTTAGAGTAAAACTCATTGTTTACAGTATGTTTTAGGTGACACTAGATGGTGAATAACATATTCCCACTAAATTTATATAGCAGTGAAAAATAACATGCCTTCTGTGGACATTTTATAAGTGCATTTTATATCACAATAaagattttttctctttaaattgtgtgtatTCTATGTTGGTTTTCTAGTATAAGTTTTTTAATGTTTGGATAATTTTACACAATTAAATTCCTGGTGATAGGTTAGAAATTTCATTcatttgggttggggatgtggctcaagtggtagtgcgcttgcctgaggtgcgtgaggcactggatttgatcctcagcaccacataaaaatgaatatattgtgtccaaaaaaactaaaaaataaatactaaaaaaagaaatttcattcatctatttattttattaaccaGTTTGCCTAAATCCGTAAAGCATTTTAAGTAATTTGAAACCTTGGCAAGAATAGTTGTGATTATAGAGTGTTTAGTTGAGCTTTCTCACTATTGTAGCACTCATGAAAATTCCATAGGTTAGGgactggggttctggctcagtggtagaatgctcacctagcacgtgtgaggtactgtgttccattctcagcaccacatagaaataaaataaaagtattgtgtccaactacagctaaaaaaatactttaaaaattccataGGTTACTCAGTTCCTGTTGTGGTAGAAGCACTCCAGTATTATATGATGATTAGCGTGCTTGACATTAAACTTTTAGAGACTTGCTGTTCCTCCAGAAATATTGAATACATTTCTACTATGCAATTTCCTTTCTAATTGAGGATATGTTACAAAATAGACAACTTTGATAGcagttttatagaaaataaaggttctttaaaaagctgatttttaaaaaaaaattttttagttgtcaatggatcttttattttatttatttatatgtggtactgaggagtgaacacagggcctcacacatgtcagtcaagtgctctgccactgagccacaacttcagcccaaAAAaggctaattttaattttttgaaggcATTTTTACTCAAGAGAACTAAGATAAGGTGCCTGAGATAATATTGTAAGTAGTTTGGTGCTTACTTTCATTATATAATTAGCCACACATTGTAAGgtggaagatttatttttaagtatataaaacattgatcctaaagaaaatggtgtgttttgtgtgtgtgtatacacatacacaatagaatattattcagccataaagaataatgaaatggcACTCacaggtaaatgtatggaactggaaactatggtgctaagtgaaataagccaagcccAAGagaccaaagactgaatgttctctgatatgtggatgctaacacacaataagggatggggagttcattggattagacaaaggagaatggagagaagggaggagggatggggataggaaagacaatagagtGAACTGAACgtaacattcctatgttcatatatgaacaaccagtgtaactccacatcatgtacaaccacaagaatggaaagttatactccatatatgtataacatgtttggatacattctactgtcatgtatatctaaaaagaacaaattaaaaaaaattgatcctCTATCTTCATATTGAAAGACTTTTCATACAGTATGTAGGATCAAAACTACTTCTGAGGTATCATCCCTTTGTTGGAAGGCATTAGAACACAAAGTCGTTAAGAAATATAGGGCCAAGAtctgggagaggaaaaaaagagacaaactcAAAAACTGGGGGCCACTATTTCTCTGGGAGCATATGCTAGCTCTCGAAGAAGCTATGAGCCAGTATGTACATACATTTGTTTGAGTGTTTGTTCTCAATTCCTTTGCTGTACACCCAGGTGTATACCATATGGAAATATAATCATACCATATGGAAATATAATCATACGTTGTATCATATGCTAATTCTGTTTAACTGTTTGAGGAACTACCAAACTATTGTTTCCTATAGCTGCTTTACCATTTACACTTCCGTTAGCAAGATGCAagtgttccagtttctccacatcttcactaATAATACTTTTcacttgtgattttttaaaaatttggtttattgtagcCATTCTAATCAGTGTCAGGAGATAtcacattgtggttttgatttgtcttTTCCTAATGACTTGATATTGGGCATCTTTTTTTATGGTTATTGACCATTATTAGTATGTCTTCCTTGGGGAAATTTTCGTTCAGATCCttcacctatttttaaaattgggttatttttaatttactagtGACTCAAAAAAGTGTTTTATGTCTTCTAAGATAGTAGGCTCTTACCACATATATAGTTTGTAAACAtcatttctttaaactttattCTTTAAACTTCTCCTTCATAccgaggattaaacccagggccttggtgcGTTTTGGTAAGCACTCTTccactcagctacattcccagccctttttatttatttattttattatttttttttaagagatagagaatttttaaatttttatttcttagtgtttggcggacacaacatctttgtttgtatgtggtgctgaggatcgaacccgggctgcacgcatgccaggcgagcgcgctacggcttgagccacatccccagcccccctttttatttttaattgcccatactggcctcaaccttgtgatcctATTGCCTCCCCTCCAGTTGATTACAAGCACCACCACCAAATCCCACTAATAATGTCTTTTGACACACAGAAGTTTTAAATCTTAATTAAGCCTCTCCTCTTTTAAAGCTTACTTAGGTTTCGGGTGTCATAGCTCAAGAAACTTTTGTCTAATTCAAGATCGAAAGTGTTTATACCCTTGTTTTCTTCTAAGGGCTTTTATCTCTATCTTTAGGTATTTTATTCcttatgaatttaatttttgcatatgtgtGAAGTAGttgtccaacttcattcttttgcatgttgaTACCCAGTTGTCTTAGCACTATCTATTGACAAGATGTATTTTTCCCCTGTTGAATATTTTTGGCATATCAGTTAACTTTATACACAACAGTTTATTTTTGAACTTTCATTCTGTCATTGAGCTATATTTCTGACTTCATGTCAATGCCATTTAATATTGATTACTATATTTTTGCAGTAGGTTCTGAAATTAGGAATTGTGAATCTTCCACCTTTGGAAATAACTTTGTTATTCTGGGTTTCTTACttttgtatatgatttttttttattggtgcagaAAAGCGAACTTGGATTTTGCTAAGGGTTTTGCTGAATCAGTAGACTTGTTTTGTGAAGCACTCTCATCTTAATATTGTCTTCCAATCCATGATTATGGAatgcctttccatttatttatgtctttaatttttgttcaatattggtctgtagttatCTTTCATAACTCTTGCactcctttatttcatttatcagtattttattcttttagactctatgtaaatgaaattgttttttaaattttcctttcagaTTTTTCATTGTTAGCATATTGAAATGCAACCCATTTTCACACATTTCTCTCGCATCCTGCAAATGTGATGAATTTGCTCATTAGCTCTAGTAGTATTTCTCCCTGCTGTGTGTGTAGACTCTTTATGGTTTGTATATTTgacatgtcatccacaaatagatagttttactttctttctagtctggattccttttctttccctttcattttatttttctccccacCACTTCTTTTTCCTCcaccatttcctcttcctcctcttttttgttttgttttaccttaTAATCCCGGCTAAATTCTTCATTCAACAACATTGACTAGAAATGGTCGGAGCAAATATTTTTGTCATGTTCCTGATTTTAGGGAAAAATTTTGGTCTTTCACTAGACACAAATATCTAAAGATATTCTAGCAATTTAAATCCATATAATAAGAAttacatacaaacataaaaaaatatataaaagtattttatgttaAATCCAGGTAGAATTTATTCAAGGGATACAAGGTTGAttcataaaaaaatcaatcataaaaaGAGGCTGGATTTTGTAAAATACATTCTCTATATTTATTGATATGATCATGGtatttttttctactaaaatgatatatttattcatttctatttctattaagtTTGAGTGTTGCTAAAGCTTAGTAGTCAAGGAAATCTCTCTTGATGACATAGTTTTAATGCTTCCATAATATTTGTCACTACCTGATATTGTCTTATTTGTGTGTCACATTCATTTGAAAAGACTGTCTCCTGAGAAAGTTCCTAAGAAGAATTTTTTAactgttcattattttatatccattgcctttacaatgaaaaccagAGAAAATGATTAGTAAACATTTCTTACATTAATTTATACATTATTATGTTAGGTAAGACTATttcataagatttttttcctagtctCATTATAAGACTCAGATCTTAGCTTAATTTTGG
This window encodes:
- the Twf1 gene encoding twinfilin-1, translating into MSHQTGIQASEDVKDIFARARNGKYRLLKISIENEQLVIGSCSQPSDSWDKDYDSFILPLLEDKQPCYILFRLDSQNAQGYEWIFIAWSPDHSHVRQKMLYAATRATLKKEFGGGHIKDEVFGTVKEDVSLHGYKKYLLSQSSPAPLTAAEEELRQIKINEVQTDVGVDTKHQTLQGVAFPISREAFQALEKLNNRQLNYVQLEIDIKNEFIILANTTNTELKDLPKRIPKDSARYHFFLYKHSHEGDYLESIVFIYSMPGYTCSIRERMLYSSCKSPLLEIVERQLQMDIIRKIEIDNGDELTADFLYEEVHPKQHAHKQSFAKPKGPAGKRGIRRLIRGPAETEATTD